The DNA window TCCGATTGAAGAATAAGCAGCATCATTAGAAATAGCCGCAATTTCAGGAGTTATTTTCACTTGAGTATCCCATGAAAGTTGCTTCTGTTGGATTTCATCTTCAATTACCAAAATAGTTAATAATTTTGTAATTGAAGCCACTGGAAGAGCCTTATCTACATTTTGCTTATAGATAATTTACCCTGTTGAAGCATCAGCCATGATCGCTGCAGAAGCATCAATTCGATTATTTGCTAATACGGATTGACTTCCCACCATTAGCATCATGAATAGAGATAAAATAAAAACTGTCAATTTTTTCATAAAATCTATTCTCCTATTTTCTCCAAGTACGGTAAGATAAACTTAATAATAAATAATAAAGGAATTCATTATGGCAGATTGCAAGAAATAACTTGAACAAAGTTAGTGACGCAGATTACGCAAAAAGATCTCAATTGGTGTGCGCCAGTTTAAACATTTGAGTGGCCTGGAGTTCAAATACCAGTTAATTTGAATTAACTCATCATCAGTGATTTCCTCAATCGGTTGACCTTTGGGGATAAAGCGTCGTAGTACTCGGTTGCGATTCTCATTACTGCCCCGTTCATGTGGAGAATAAGCATGCGCAAAGTAGAGGGGAATCCTGGCCTGCTCTTCAATTAGCTTGTAGTTAGCGAATTCTTTCCCATGGTCAACAGTAAGGGTCTTGAGATTATCTTCTAACTGGTTAGCTAATTCTAAAATGGCCTTGGTCATTGAGGTACTATCTCGTCCCTGAAGCCGTTTAACGATGGTAAGACGACTCTTACGCTCGACAAACGTAGCTATTGCTTGACCTTTACGCTTTCCAGATAAAACTGTATCTGCTTCAAAGTGACCTGAGGTATGACGGTCAATAACTTCAGCGGGACGATCTTCAATGGAACGTCCATGGCTAAAAGTCCCACGGGTTTCTATGGCTCGTCGGCGGCGAATTCCATGGTCAGGTAAATCAGCCACGCCAATATCCAATACTCCTTGATCAATCCAGTTGTAGATGGTCTTGTAGGCGATTCTAACTACATGAGCCACTTGTTCAATCGACCATTTTTGGATCTTAATCTTTTCTTCAATTAATCGCTTGAGGTTAGTCGTTAAGATGGTTTTACGCCCACGATGACTAAGTTTAGCTTCATGATCAGCTTGAGCTTTAACTGCGTGATATTCACCAGTCAAACGATGAACCTCATTAAAGATCGTGGTTTTACTGAAGCCAAGGTAATCAGCGATGTATTTAAGGGAGCGGTTTTCATAACGAAGAGTTTCGATGACAACACGGTCTTCAAATGATAAAATAGTGGTGCCCATAAAGGTCCTTCTTTCTAATGGAATGTTGTGGTGACACCATTAAAGACCTTTATGGGTTTTTATGTCCACTAATATGTTCAACTTAAATTTTACAATCTACCTTATGAATAAAGAACTTAAATCTCTGCTTTTCATCTCAACTGGCCTATTCCTTATTTTTGTTCTAATTTTTAATCTTTATACATATAATGCTGCTAGATTTATTCCCCAAGCTAGCAAAACAAGTCAAATTCTTAACCAAAATCGACTTAGTGCCCCTAATATCTACCGTTCCTCTGAAAATTGGGCATACCCTAAGATCGATAACGCTCCTATTGAATTGGTCGCCATCAAACAAGCAAAAAGAATTCTAGTTATTAACACAAATAAGCGACAAGTTATTTACATCATCCACGCACAAATTAACTTACCAGCACAAAAAAATTCTTTTCGCTTACTTCATGCTCGGGGGCAGCAAATTTATCACATTAATGGTTCCCAGCAAGCCATCGCTAAGAACTGGTTAGGAGTTAATGATGGGAACTACATTGAAACCCCCGTTACAGATATGAATAATCATCAGGTCCCACGCAATCTACGAAAAGCACCCAAAATTGAAAACACTATCCAGGTGTCAACCCCCGATGCTAAATGGCTTCAAACTTTTTGCCTGAAAATACACCCTTAATAGTTAAGGAGGACTATTAATATGATTTCACGCCTAAAATATGGACGGTTTTTTAATCGCTTACTTGGAAGTAATCTTATTTTGCTAATTATAATTAGCTTTTATAATCTTCTTACATACTTCATCCCATTAAGCCAAATTTCAATCACTCAAATAATTTTCTTCTTTCTAATAATTGATCTACTCTTGTCTATCTTTAAGATTTTAGCGCTACACAATTAGCCGACAATCTCAATCTTAGTACCGACTGGCAAATTCTTTTCCATCCATTGTGCGTCCGGCACTGAAAGCCGAATACACCCGTGAGAGCCCTGTGTTTTTCCAAGTTTAGCAGCTTCTTGTTCATTATATTTTCCATCTGCTTTAGTCGGAACACTATGAAACAAGTATTCTCCATGATTCTTCCAAGAAACGTAGTAATTAGCTCCTTCTTTCAACGATTGATTAAAAAAGCTATCTCCTCGCTCTTGTTGAGCATAAAATGTTCCTGTCGGGGTCACGCTTTTCAGCTTACCAGTTTTTGGATCCTTTTTATAAATTCCACCTGTGCTATACATTGTATAAATGACCTTTGAACCATCATACAAATATGTCCGATTATTTTTTAAGTCAACTTTAATCCAAAGGTCCTTCACTTTATTCAAATCTGGATACGGAACTGTTTCCGAGGACTTATGCCAATCAATTGGGGTTCTCATATGACTTTCACTATTATCGATTTCCTTTTCTTGTGTTGGCTTTTCTTTTACTTGCGATTCAACTACTGCTTTTTGGGGATGTGCATTTGAAGCAGCATGTAATTCTGGACCAATTGCAATTATTGCTACTAATAAGCAAAATATTCCATAAATCCAATGCTTTACTCGTAAGTTCAAATTAATTTCTCCTTTACAGATAATTCAAAACATCACTATTATAATTATAGGGAATTTTTTATTCAATATACTTTAAAAAAGGTGTACAAAATGCGAGATAATCTTAAAGTTTCATACTTAACTGCTATCTTTTTCTTTATTGTTGCTATCATTTATGCAAATCTTGCGTAATAATCGTGAGGATTCTACTATGACATCATTTTTTTCATTCATATCAAATATTTGGTCTTATACCATCAGTCATAAATGGTCAAAGGATATTTTACGAGCTAACATCCTTTTTATTCTTTTAGTTATTATTTATGATCTTTTTCACTTTTCATTAAAAAGGTGGATTATAGAATGAAGTTAGCCACCCAGTTGGTGGTAAATAAAAAACGCCATTCGGCGTGACATCAGGTATCATATTAAGTGAACCAAACCTATATGAAAGGATGTCCGTCAAATGACGCACTTAAATGATACCATGTCTACTAGTTTATTGACTACTCATAAAAAGAATGCTCATCTTACTAAAGAAGAACGTGTGATGATTGCGACTTTAAAGTCGCAAGGACTTTCCAATCGCGCAATTGGTCGCCAATTAGGAGTTAATCATCAAACAATTAATAACGAGCTCAACCGTGGTACGGTCCGCCAACTTCGTCGTCAAAAATCTAATGGTAAGATTTACGAATATTCTTACTACATCTATAGTTATGAAGCTGGTCAGGCCACATATCTTGAACATCACCGCCATTCTGGTCGTCGTCGCTTATATTATTCTTCAAAGCAATTTTTACGATTAGCTGATCAGCTAATGCTTGGTGAGTTTGACGACCACCATTACTCCCCACAAGCGGTTATTTATAAGGCTCGAGATTTAATGAATGATGGCACCCTGATCCCAAAGTCGGTTGTAACTTTATATCAATGGATTAATGAGGGTGTGCTTCGTACGTCCAATTTAGACCTCTTTGAAAAACCTAAACGTAAGCATCATCGAACTCATCCGCAAGCTAAAAGGTGCTTAGGGCCTAATATTGCTCAACGACCTCAAACTGCGGACCAACGGTCCGAAATTGGCCATTGGGAACTAGATACAGTTCAGGGACAGAAAAACGGTAATGACAGTGTTGTACTAGTAATGACTGATCGCCTTTCACGAGTTAATATCACAAGTAAAATTGCTGGTAAAACTGCGCATGCAGTAAATCAGTTCTTTATAAATTTACGCCAGAAAATGGGCACAGATGCTTACTATCGCATCTTTAAGACAATAACCTCTGACAACGGTTCAGAATTTAGTGAGTTAACACAAGTTCACGATCATGTTTTCTATGCTGATCCGTATTCCCCTTGGGAACGTGGATCCAATGAGATCAATAACCGGTTTCTCCGCAAGGAGATTACCAAAGGTGAAGCTATAAATAACTATAGTAGTGCTCAGATCATAGCGACTAATGATTGGATGAATCACTATCCACGAGCTATGTTTAATGGACATTCGTCAATGGATATCTATCGTAAGGCCTTCTACCAAGAGATATCACAGCTCCATCAACCAATAATCAATTGGTCAGTATTATTTATTTGAGTCCAGTGGCTAACTTATTCTTGAAATTTAGGTTTTCATTAAAAATAATTAGTTGGCGGATCTTTTTCAAAGTATTTCTGCTGTTAAATATTTGTTTGTTTTTTAAGTTTCTTTTAGATGGCATTGATCGCTATTTAAGAACACGGTAACTTTATAAATTCTTTATTGAGTTATTAATTTTCCGTGCTAAGATAGGAACGTAATTATTTATTTTCGATTTGAAGAAGGTACAATGCATTCATATATTAAATACTGGATAGCAGGAATAGGAGCATTATTAATTATAATGATTGCGGGGATGACTGTTCACCAGAAAAATCATTTCAATAAAAACGTAACCATCAATAATGTTGCCGTTGGGGGATTAACAGCCAAGTAAGCTTTTGAGAAGGTAAAGGGGACCTCAGGAGTAACCAAGGTATACGTTGACAATAAGCTAGTTTACCAAACTAAATCAATGAAGGCTAACTTTAGTAATAATGATGAACAAAAATTTAATCAAGCACTGAAAAAGCAGTTTACATTTTTCCCATCTCATAAAGCAACAAACTTATCAATAAAGCCAGATAATTTTGATCAAGATTCGCTTAATATTGCTAAAAACAAATTAACTAACAAAGTACAGCAACTTAACACAGGTCGTAAAGCTCCCGTTGATGCTTACGCGGTCTACCAAAATGAGAAAGTTTCGATAGTTCCTGCAGTTAAGGGTAATAAATATGATTTACAAAATGCTGTTAATCAACTAAATAATCAAGCAGGAAGTACTAAAATTAATATTACTTTACATAAGGAACAGCCAATTGCGGCAAATAGCAAAACCGTTAAGAACGAGGAAAAACAGTTAAATAAGTTAAAAGGGAAGAAAGTTACTTACCTTGTTCAAAATGAAAAGTATAGTCTCACTACCAATCAAATTATTACCCGGGCAACTTATCAAAATGGCAAGTATCATTTCGACACTACGGCCTTAAATAAACAAGTAAAGAAAATCAATGAAAAACATGCAACTCTTGATAAACCATTTAAATTTAAAACTCATTCTGGAGCAGAAATTACCACTACAGCTAATGGTTCTTCCTATGGTTAAAAAATTAGCGAGAAAAAAGCTGGCAATTCATTAACTAAAGCAATTATCGATGGTCGCCAAGAAGTTGATGGGGAGCACGATATTGAAGGAAAAGGCTATGACACTGCTGGACTCGGCTACAATGTTACATCCAATAATGGTATCGGCGACACTTATGCTGAGGTTTCATTAGCTGACCAACGAGCTTATTTCTACAAAGATGGTAAATGTGTCCTTGAAACAGATATCGTTAGTGGAACTAATAATGAAGGCAACAAAACGCCAAAGGGAGTCTGGTATATCATGTACCAACAAAGTCCTTCTGTTCTCCGTGGGCAAAATGACGATTGATCAAGTTATGCAAGTAAAGTTAATTATTGGTCACCGTTTACTTTAACAGGATGTGGCTTCCACGATGCAAGTTGGCGTCACAATTGGTCCAAGACTGCTTACCTAAACGATGGTTCGCACGGTTGTATTAATATGCAACCAAGCGTGGCTGGTCAAGCCTTCCATGATTTAAAGCAAAATGAACCTGTTATTATTTATTAATACTCTAAGAGGTTGGGAACCCCCAGCCTCTTCATTATTTTAAAAGAACACCTAACCAGACTGTGATGAAAAACTCGCAAGCTAGCTTACTTTTTATTCTCTTAATTAATATATACGTAAAAAATTCTCCTTTGCACCTCATAATTCTAAAATAGTGGTACAGTAAAAATGTATCTTAACCTTAGGAGGCTTAGATTATGACTGATAAAATTGTTACTGCAGAAGAAATGCGACATTACGATTCTTACACCATTAATACAATTGGTATCCCCTCCCTTGTGTTAATGGAACGGGCTGCTCTAGCCGTTCGCGATGAAATTTTACATGCTTTTCCGATCGCGCTAAAAGATGTGGTAGTAGTAGCTGGTAGTGGAAACAATGGCGGGGATGGAATAGCCATTGCACGCTTGCTTCATATTGCAGGTGTCCATGTAACAATCCTCAATATAGGTAATCCTAAGCATGCATCTGCTGAACATCAAACACAAGAAAAGATCGCGCACTATTATCAAATTCCTGAAACTTCTGATCTCGCTGTCCTTAATAAGGCAACATTAATTGTCGATGCCATGTTTGGAATCGGAATCGATCGCGCAGTAAAAGGAGCTTATGCCGACGCGATTAATGCGATCAATAACACTGATGCGGTTGTCGTTGCAGTAGATATGCCATCAGGAGTTAATACTGATACTGGAGAAGTAATGGGGACTGCTGTCAAAGCTACCACAACCGTAACTTTTGCCTATAATAAGGTCGGCTTAACCAAAAATGACGGAAAAGATTACGCAGGAAATGTTGTCGTTGCAAATGATATGGGAACCTATGCAATAGACTGATTGGAATATTATTTACCGAGCCGTTTTACTATTAATCGCTGAATATTAAGATTATTATAATAAGTGACGAACGTTTCAGTGAACTAATTTGGAGGTAAATAATATGTCAGAGTTAACAACCAAATTATTTATAGATGTTAAAAATTTTGAAAAATACCAATCAATGTTAAAGTGCCAAGTACACATTGAAGAAGAACGTCATGGTGATTATTGCTTACCAGGTTTTCCTGATCGTCACAATTTCCACCGTCTTCTCCGGATTTTACGTAAACATGATGACGGTTTAACTAGCAAACAACTAATTTACGACTTCGATTACCGGCCAAGTGACCTTGAAGATGCTACCAAGGCATTAGTAACAAACAATTTGGCAACTACCACCCCAATTAACGAGGAAGACTATAAAATTCGACTTAACACTGAGGGTATCGAAGTTGCTGATAATTTGCTAAAGCGTCGTGACAAGATTGCTGAAGCTGCTTACCACACATTGAGTGAAAATGAACAACGAGAATTAGACCGGCTCGTAAATAAGCTAACTGAGGATTATGCGAACCGCGACGTAAATTACAACGCCCTTGGCAACATTTGCCGTTAAAATAATATCCAATCAAAAAAAGCTGCGACTAAGAGAATTTGCTATGTTCTCTTAGCCGCTGCTTTTTTAATGGCATCAAGCCTTATCAGAAAGGCACTTTCCCGCTTGCGTTTATTTTAGTTATTTCAAATATTCTGCCGGATTTGCTACAAAATCGCTAACTTTAATAGTTGTTGCATCCTTAGTAGCAGCATTCTTTAGTTGGAAAGTTCCTTCTTCAACTTCACGAGCACCAAACACTGCAAAGTACTTCGCGTTACGACGGAAAGCTTCTTTGATCTGCTTACCAACTTTTACCCCGCTGTAATCTTTGTCAGCCACAATTCCTTGCTGACGAATTTTACTGAGGACTTCAAATGCCATTTCATCTCCTTGCTGATCTGCACTAGCAAAGAAGACGTCTAATTGGTCTTGAGGAGCAAATACAGGATTTTCTTCTTGGAGTAAGAGCATTAATCGTTCAACACCCATTCCGAAGCCAATTCCACCTTCTTCAGGGCCACCAAGCTGGCTAATCAAACCATTATAACGGCCTCCTGCACAAACAGTCGTGTACCCACCACCAAATACTGGTGAGTCTGACATAATTTCAAAAATAGTATGGTTATAGTAATCTAGTCCCCGCACCATATTGGTATCAATTTCAAAATCAATTCCTAATTTATTTAATAAGGCCTGCACTTCGTCAAAGTAAGCTTGTGACTCTTCATCAAGGTAATCAAGAATTGATGGAGCTTCTGCAACAATCTTCTTATCACCTTCATCTTTACTATCAAGTACACGCAATGGATTCTTATATAAACGTTCTTGAGAGTCTTTACTCAATTCATCATAGTGAGGCTTTAAGTAGTTAATTAATGCTTCACGGTAGTCTTCACGAACTTTCTTATCCCCAAGAGTATTAATAACCAATTTAACATTTGGCACCCCAAACTTCTTAAAGAGAGCCATTGCCATTGAAATAACTTCCACATCAATCTGTGGTGACTCATTGTTTAATGCTTCAACCCCAATTTGGTGAAATTCACGTTGCCGCCCTGATTGTGGTCGTTCATACCGGAACATTGGCCCCATGTAATAAACTTTATAAGGTTTAGGATATTCTGGACCATAGAGCTTATTTTCTACGTAAGCCCGTACTACTCCAGCTGTTCCCTCTGGACGTAATGCAATATGCCGATCACCCTTATCATGGAAATCGTACATTTCTTTTTCAACAATATCTGAAGTATCGCCCACATTCCGTGAAAAAACATGGTAGTCTTCAAACATCGGTGTTCGAATTCCACGGTATCCAAACTGTTTAAAAACTTCGCGCGCATTTTGTTCTACTTTTTCCCAAATGCTTGTAGTTCCTGGTAAGATATCTGCAGTTCCCTTTGGCTTTTGATAATCCATATGTTTCCCCTTTCATTACGTATAAAAACAAAAGCCCTCTAAGACTTTAACAGCCTTAGAGGGCGATATTCATCACTGTTCCACCTCTATTTTACAGTAACCTCACAGTCACTGCCTCATGGAGTTGCGTTAACTCCTGATGATAACGGAATCACCGGAACAGACTACTAAAATTCATCCTTTCAGCTAGTAGAGGTGGATCATGTCTGCTCCCAGCTCTCAGCTCAACTGGGTCTCTGTCAATTACACAGGCACTTTGTTTCTACGTCAATGCTTTTATAATACATTAGTGATTTTACCATAGCTTATAGATTTTGGGTATCATTTATCCAAATTAGTATCTGTCAAGTTTTCATAGGTAGCCTTTAAATATACAGTTTTAGTGGGTTAGTGCCTTAAAAAGTTGTCCCATTGGTCTACTTGTGGCCGTGTTAATCGGAATTATTCCTTGTACTGCTCCAATTGACGGCTTTGTCGGTGCTTTTCTTAGAAACTCTCCAGTTCGAATATGTATTTCCTGTAATAGGCTGGTTTGAGCCACTCGAGGAAGAACTGTTAATTGTTCTAGGATCGTATTTAAACTAGCTTGCAGTTCACCATTCATTCGGGCTTCAATTAAACCAATCATGGCCTTAGCCCCCTGCTCAGTCCACGACTTGCCCTGTTTCTTCATCCGGTAAGTAAAAGCCCGGTGAGAACTTTCGACTGAACCGATTAAATGAATATCCTTAAATCCACGCATTTGTGGCGAGAGGATGTACCGCCAATTTCGCTGTAGATATTTTCTTAAACGCATTAGGTCGTCTGCTTGTTTTTCTGTTAAGTTTTGTGATTCATAAGTATCTAAAATTATCGTTAGCTCTGCTTGATCATGATGGCGAACCGCTTTAATTGCTCGCATAGCTAATTCGTTGTGATGACCTAAAGTATGTTCAATTTTCTGTAAGCAATGATAGCGGTCGAGAAAGTATTCACCATGTGCACCTTGAGGAACTAGACTTAATAGCTTAGCTGGTTCGTAACCTGGGCCAGCGTCACTGGCCAAAAAGATCGTTTGACCGGCAAGCTTATAATGGCGGTCTAAATAATCACTTAGTCGTGCTTCAAGCCGTCCTTGGTGCCCAACACTGAGAAAGTCATGCCGATTAATGATTTGATTAGCTACTCGCTCATAAACCCGATAATGGTGCACAAGAGTCAGCTGACCTGCTTCTTTTTTGCCTTTAATCATAAAGGCATCACCCTCAATAGTTAAATTTTTAGGCATATGGCGAGGAGTAGTTTGGTGTTCTTTTGCTTGAGTTTGTTTAGCTACCTGATTTCCTAACTCATGCACGGCGTGCATTACCGAATCGGCAGTAATTCCGCTGTCAAATACAAGGTTCAAAATGTCGGCAGTATTACGCATTGTAGTTGTTTGGGCAATCTTAGCCATCATCATTAAGTAGTGCGGCGATAAACGACGACGTGGTTTAATTTTTAATTGTTGGTCTAAGTAAAATTCACGTTTCTTTGTCCCAGCCTGATAATACCGTCGTTGAAAAGTCACCGGGCCAAAGATAAAGTTAAGCGTCCGTGGCTGTTTATTGATTACTTGATAGTTCGCTGGAGCTTGGGACTTTAAGCTTCGATCTAAGCTTTCCAAAAAGTTTTGCATGATTACTTGTCCTAACTCCAATACCCCTTTTAAAATAATCTGTTCAGCTTCAAATAAACTGCCTGATTTCACCAAATTCTGCTCGATTTCTGTTAAAATATCCATGAGGAAAGACCTGCCTTTGCTTAGTATTCGACGGCACTATGTCCCGTCAAGTATACAGATCAAATAGATAAAAATTTTAGGCAGCTTGATTGCGGAATTGTTCCGCGGTCAAGCCGTTTTTGCTTGTGTAAGCGCGTTTGGTATTAAAGTATTCAATGGCTCCTTTGACGAGCTGTTCTAGCTCTGCTAGCGTCTTAGGACGATTATGTTTGTTAATCCAGATTAGCTTGAAGTCATTCCACCAACGCTCTATGGGGGAGTTTTCCCAAGGATGACCGGGGTGTGACATACTATGAATACAATTTTTAGAGGCTAAGTAGTCGTTGAACATACTTGAGCAGTAAGCTGATCCGCGGTCAGTATGGATCATTGGTTGCGCATCAGGTTCAACCGTAAAAGCACGATTAAAGGTTTCAATTACTGCTGATGAAGTTTCTGTGTCTGAAATATTGTAGCTTAAAGCGTAACGACCATATAAATCTAAAATAACGTGTACTCGTACTTTATGAAGTGTGTGTTCGCCGTAGGCAACTTCCGTTGTGTCGGTAACCCACACTTCATTTTTAGTTTCACGGTCGAATTGTCCCTGCAATAAGTTGTCATTGATGTATTCTTCATGGCGTTGAATTCGATTGCGCTTCTTCTTCCTAATATTTGCTCTAATTCCATGCTTACGCATGCAATTAGTTATTCGTTTTAATCCAGCGGTAAAGCTTAAACGGTTTTCAAAGCTTAACTGTGTAGTCATCGCTAAATATCCCAGCGTCCAATTATGTTCTTCTTCTAACTCTACAATCGCTTCAAGTAACTCTGCTTGCTCATTATGATATCGACTTGGCTTTCGATTGAGCCATTTGTAATAACCATCTCGCGAAGAATCAGCTATTTTACACAACTGGCTAATTGACCATCCATTTTCTTGATTTAGTTCTTTGATGGCTTGGTACCGGAGTCCTTTTCCACCTCCCGATTGCGTATTTCTGTTAATTTTTTTGCGAACGCAATCTCCATCTCTTGCTTTTCTAGCTGAGCCCTTAATAAGTGATTTTCTGCCTTGAGTCGGTCAACTTCCGTCCACTTCTCTTCTGGCTTAGCTTTGCCTCGGCGATCACGAAGTGATTCTGGGTCATTACCGCTTTTGCGATACTTTTGATACCAGCCATAAACTTGTTGGTAACTAATATGGTACTTTTCAACTGCCCAATTGTAGTTCACATCATGCTTAATCAACTCTTCAATGATAGTAAGTCGTTCTTCAAAGTCAGTCTTTCGTCCACTCATTTTTGAATCTCGCTTTCTTGGCGTATAGGCCTTTAAGTTAGATTCATTATACCGGATAATCCATTGTTCTAGTTGCCTTTGAGATCGTAAACCGTGTTTTATCGCAAATAAATCTAATGCCTCATCTGTTTGTTGATATTGTTCAACCAATGAGTTTTTAAATTCTTTAGAGTAGCTTTGATTATGATGACTTGTTTGAAGTCCTGGCATTCCCTGATACTTGTATAGAAGACTCCACCGCCTGATAGTTTTTTGGCTAATCTTGTACTTAGTTATTACCTTATGGATTCCATTTCGTAAAACTTCATTGAGGATTAAGAGTTTTTCCTCTGCTGAGTATTTAGATTTTCTTCCCATAGAAAAAGCCCTCCGAGTATAAGATGAATTTTCTATTTCATCTGTATACTCAGAGGGCATTATAGCCGACACACTAAAGGCTACTGGTCTTTTCTTTTTTTGTAAATAAGTAAATTGGTCTACAAAAAAGATTTCCACGACCAGATGAATTATTCATCCAACCTATGAAAATCTTACACTAACTCCAAATTAAGCCGTCGCTGAACTCGGTGTAAATGCCATAAATAAAGACAGATAATAATCAAAGTACCGGTCATTAGACAAAAGACTGAAATAAACAAAAATTGATAACTTCCTTTTTCAATGACAAATCCACCGTACAATGGACCAATCGCCCGTCCAACCGACATCATAATATTAAGCAGTCCTTAATAATGCCCAGCTTCATCAACATTAGTCAGTTGCGCAATCCAAGCAGGCAAGCCAGCAAAACTGGTCATTTCACCAATTGTTAAGATTACAAAATCAATAACAAAAGCTGTCAGAGTCCGAGCAAAAATTAATAAGAGGAAGGATAAAGCAAAAATAAAGATTCCCACAATAATTTGTGTCGATAACCGAACGTAGGGACTTAACTTATTAACAAGTGGTTGGCCGATAATAATTAACACCCCGTTTAATGTCCATAACATACTATAGGCATAGAATGGAATCCCCATATTTGTCATATGGACTGCCATTACACTTTCCCATAAAGAATAACTTAAATGAACCGTAATATAGTTTATGAGTATAAATCAAACCAAGATGATCCATCGCGAATGTAATTGGCGGGAATCATGATAATGTTCTTGTATTTCTGAACTATCTTTAATTGCATCTACAGCCACATTAAATGTTAAAACTACTACTAGCATTAACAAGGCATAAAAGATTGTTGCTACAGCAAAAACTACCACTACACTAATAGGCAGAAGAACGCCAACCAGCAACGTTCCAATCACAACCCCAATATTAAAGGCCATATAAATATAATTAAAAACATAGCGGGAAGAATGATCACTAACCAACGTCCCATAAGAATTAACAATCGTGGCATTGATTCCATCACCAAAGCTGTTAATCGTAATTAGGACAGCATACCATGGCCAATCATGAATAAAGATCAATAAGAATATCGCTAGCGTTGATAGACTAACTCCTAAAATGGCTGTTTGATATTGCTTCCAATGGTCAAACAACCATCCTCCTAAATAATTTCCCATCATCATGGCAATTGACATTATCAACATTACAAAACCAGCAGTCGTCAAAGTTTGCCCAAGGTAATTATGAAGATACATAGTTGTAAGCGGCCATAAAAAAGCTGCCCCAGTGTTGTTTAACAAACTTGCAAGGGCAACCCATTTTAATTTTACTGTTTGCTGTTCCATTTTAACGTTCAAATACCATATCAGAGGAAGGTACACGTAAGAGCGTATAGGTTACTGCACTATGATTTGCTTTTAACCCTAAACCATTAATAACCGTATTTTTATACTTTACATCCATTACCGCTGCAAAAGCATGACCTGTCTTGGCATCCTCTTTTTCCAA is part of the Limosilactobacillus reuteri genome and encodes:
- a CDS encoding IS30 family transposase, yielding MGTTILSFEDRVVIETLRYENRSLKYIADYLGFSKTTIFNEVHRLTGEYHAVKAQADHEAKLSHRGRKTILTTNLKRLIEEKIKIQKWSIEQVAHVVRIAYKTIYNWIDQGVLDIGVADLPDHGIRRRRAIETRGTFSHGRSIEDRPAEVIDRHTSGHFEADTVLSGKRKGQAIATFVERKSRLTIVKRLQGRDSTSMTKAILELANQLEDNLKTLTVDHGKEFANYKLIEEQARIPLYFAHAYSPHERGSNENRNRVLRRFIPKGQPIEEITDDELIQINWYLNSRPLKCLNWRTPIEIFLRNLRH
- a CDS encoding L,D-transpeptidase, whose protein sequence is MNLRVKHWIYGIFCLLVAIIAIGPELHAASNAHPQKAVVESQVKEKPTQEKEIDNSESHMRTPIDWHKSSETVPYPDLNKVKDLWIKVDLKNNRTYLYDGSKVIYTMYSTGGIYKKDPKTGKLKSVTPTGTFYAQQERGDSFFNQSLKEGANYYVSWKNHGEYLFHSVPTKADGKYNEQEAAKLGKTQGSHGCIRLSVPDAQWMEKNLPVGTKIEIVG
- a CDS encoding IS30 family transposase gives rise to the protein MTHLNDTMSTSLLTTHKKNAHLTKEERVMIATLKSQGLSNRAIGRQLGVNHQTINNELNRGTVRQLRRQKSNGKIYEYSYYIYSYEAGQATYLEHHRHSGRRRLYYSSKQFLRLADQLMLGEFDDHHYSPQAVIYKARDLMNDGTLIPKSVVTLYQWINEGVLRTSNLDLFEKPKRKHHRTHPQAKRCLGPNIAQRPQTADQRSEIGHWELDTVQGQKNGNDSVVLVMTDRLSRVNITSKIAGKTAHAVNQFFINLRQKMGTDAYYRIFKTITSDNGSEFSELTQVHDHVFYADPYSPWERGSNEINNRFLRKEITKGEAINNYSSAQIIATNDWMNHYPRAMFNGHSSMDIYRKAFYQEISQLHQPIINWSVLFI
- a CDS encoding NAD(P)H-hydrate epimerase — its product is MTDKIVTAEEMRHYDSYTINTIGIPSLVLMERAALAVRDEILHAFPIALKDVVVVAGSGNNGGDGIAIARLLHIAGVHVTILNIGNPKHASAEHQTQEKIAHYYQIPETSDLAVLNKATLIVDAMFGIGIDRAVKGAYADAINAINNTDAVVVAVDMPSGVNTDTGEVMGTAVKATTTVTFAYNKVGLTKNDGKDYAGNVVVANDMGTYAID
- the hisS gene encoding histidine--tRNA ligase, encoding MDYQKPKGTADILPGTTSIWEKVEQNAREVFKQFGYRGIRTPMFEDYHVFSRNVGDTSDIVEKEMYDFHDKGDRHIALRPEGTAGVVRAYVENKLYGPEYPKPYKVYYMGPMFRYERPQSGRQREFHQIGVEALNNESPQIDVEVISMAMALFKKFGVPNVKLVINTLGDKKVREDYREALINYLKPHYDELSKDSQERLYKNPLRVLDSKDEGDKKIVAEAPSILDYLDEESQAYFDEVQALLNKLGIDFEIDTNMVRGLDYYNHTIFEIMSDSPVFGGGYTTVCAGGRYNGLISQLGGPEEGGIGFGMGVERLMLLLQEENPVFAPQDQLDVFFASADQQGDEMAFEVLSKIRQQGIVADKDYSGVKVGKQIKEAFRRNAKYFAVFGAREVEEGTFQLKNAATKDATTIKVSDFVANPAEYLK
- a CDS encoding ISLre2-like element ISLre2 family transposase; the protein is MDILTEIEQNLVKSGSLFEAEQIILKGVLELGQVIMQNFLESLDRSLKSQAPANYQVINKQPRTLNFIFGPVTFQRRYYQAGTKKREFYLDQQLKIKPRRRLSPHYLMMMAKIAQTTTMRNTADILNLVFDSGITADSVMHAVHELGNQVAKQTQAKEHQTTPRHMPKNLTIEGDAFMIKGKKEAGQLTLVHHYRVYERVANQIINRHDFLSVGHQGRLEARLSDYLDRHYKLAGQTIFLASDAGPGYEPAKLLSLVPQGAHGEYFLDRYHCLQKIEHTLGHHNELAMRAIKAVRHHDQAELTIILDTYESQNLTEKQADDLMRLRKYLQRNWRYILSPQMRGFKDIHLIGSVESSHRAFTYRMKKQGKSWTEQGAKAMIGLIEARMNGELQASLNTILEQLTVLPRVAQTSLLQEIHIRTGEFLRKAPTKPSIGAVQGIIPINTATSRPMGQLFKALTH